In the Anastrepha obliqua isolate idAnaObli1 chromosome 1, idAnaObli1_1.0, whole genome shotgun sequence genome, one interval contains:
- the LOC129246605 gene encoding tRNA (adenine(58)-N(1))-methyltransferase catalytic subunit TRMT61A isoform X1 — MSFLKPKDKIEEGDTVILYLTVNSMHAIEATPTIVNKKGETIEHIFQTSYGALKVRNLIGVAYGSRVELSKGWAYVLQPNPELWTQTLPHRTQIIYTPDISMILFQLEVRPGSVIVESGTGSGSLSHYFLRAIKPSGHLHTFDFHEARVEQAREEFERHGLGNFVSVYHRDVCQLGFDNDLEGKADAVFLDLPAPQLAVPFAVKTLKAEGGRFCSFSPCIEQSQRCCIALQEHGFTEIRSIEILQQEHIVKTRTIPVLDLEFLKHKKPSSQIADEPDTDTTNEKTGPVKTPKETKKLLTSSAPPTLPGHTGYLTFATLPPAFVR, encoded by the exons ATGAGTTTTCTTAAGCCAAAAGATAAAATTGAAGAGGGCGACACGGTAATACTTTATCTCACCGTTAATTCAATGCACGCAATCGAGGCGACACCCACAATAGTCAACAAGAAAGGCGAAACCATTGAACAC ATATTCCAAACTTCTTACGGTGCATTGAAGGTGCGCAATTTAATCGGGGTCGCTTATGGCAGTCGAGTGGAACTTTCCAAAGGTTGGGCCTATGTGCTGCAGCCAAATCCAGAACTATGGACACAAACTTTGCCACATCGCACCCAAATCATTTACACACCAGATATTAGTATGATACTCTTTCAACTGGAAGTACGCCCCGGCTCGGTCATAGTCGAATCAGGCACCGGTTCAGGTTCCCTGTCTCATTATTTCCTACGTGCCATTAAACCTAGTGGACATTTACACACATTTGATTTCCATGAGGCGAGAGTGGAGCAAGCCCGTGAAGAATTCGAGCGGCATGGTTTAGGTAATTTCGTTAGCGTTTATCATCGTGATGTTTGTCAACTGGGTTTCGACAATGATTTGGAAGGCAAAGCAGATGCAGTATTTTTAGACTTGCCCGCCCCACAATTGGCTGTGCCATTTGCtgtaaaaactttgaaagcCGAGG GTGGTCGTTTTTGTTCCTTTTCACCTTGTATTGAACAGTCACAACGTTGCTGCATTGCTTTACAGGAACATGGCTTTACAGAGATTCGGTCAATAGAAATACTGCAACAGGAGCATATCGTTAAAACCAGAACGATTCCAGTCCTCGACTTAGAGTTCCTAAAACATAAG AAACCTTCGTCACAGATAGCGGATGAACCTGACACTGATACAACTAATGAAAAGACTGGACCTGTGAAAACACCTaaggaaaccaaaaaactgCTTACATCCTCTGCGCCTCCTACGCTACCAGGACATACGGGTTACTTGACCTTCGCCACACTGCCTCCGGCATTTGTGCGATAG
- the LOC129246605 gene encoding tRNA (adenine(58)-N(1))-methyltransferase catalytic subunit TRMT61A isoform X2, with protein sequence MSFLKPKDKIEEGDTVILYLTVNSMHAIEATPTIVNKKGETIEHIFQTSYGALKVRNLIGVAYGSRVELSKGWAYVLQPNPELWTQTLPHRTQIIYTPDISMILFQLEVRPGSVIVESGTGSGSLSHYFLRAIKPSGHLHTFDFHEARVEQAREEFERHGLGNFVSVYHRDVCQLGFDNDLEGKADAVFLDLPAPQLAVPFAVKTLKAEGGRFCSFSPCIEQSQRCCIALQEHGFTEIRSIEILQQEHIVKTRTIPVLDLEFLKHKIADEPDTDTTNEKTGPVKTPKETKKLLTSSAPPTLPGHTGYLTFATLPPAFVR encoded by the exons ATGAGTTTTCTTAAGCCAAAAGATAAAATTGAAGAGGGCGACACGGTAATACTTTATCTCACCGTTAATTCAATGCACGCAATCGAGGCGACACCCACAATAGTCAACAAGAAAGGCGAAACCATTGAACAC ATATTCCAAACTTCTTACGGTGCATTGAAGGTGCGCAATTTAATCGGGGTCGCTTATGGCAGTCGAGTGGAACTTTCCAAAGGTTGGGCCTATGTGCTGCAGCCAAATCCAGAACTATGGACACAAACTTTGCCACATCGCACCCAAATCATTTACACACCAGATATTAGTATGATACTCTTTCAACTGGAAGTACGCCCCGGCTCGGTCATAGTCGAATCAGGCACCGGTTCAGGTTCCCTGTCTCATTATTTCCTACGTGCCATTAAACCTAGTGGACATTTACACACATTTGATTTCCATGAGGCGAGAGTGGAGCAAGCCCGTGAAGAATTCGAGCGGCATGGTTTAGGTAATTTCGTTAGCGTTTATCATCGTGATGTTTGTCAACTGGGTTTCGACAATGATTTGGAAGGCAAAGCAGATGCAGTATTTTTAGACTTGCCCGCCCCACAATTGGCTGTGCCATTTGCtgtaaaaactttgaaagcCGAGG GTGGTCGTTTTTGTTCCTTTTCACCTTGTATTGAACAGTCACAACGTTGCTGCATTGCTTTACAGGAACATGGCTTTACAGAGATTCGGTCAATAGAAATACTGCAACAGGAGCATATCGTTAAAACCAGAACGATTCCAGTCCTCGACTTAGAGTTCCTAAAACATAAG ATAGCGGATGAACCTGACACTGATACAACTAATGAAAAGACTGGACCTGTGAAAACACCTaaggaaaccaaaaaactgCTTACATCCTCTGCGCCTCCTACGCTACCAGGACATACGGGTTACTTGACCTTCGCCACACTGCCTCCGGCATTTGTGCGATAG